The genomic region CCCCATGTGGGAGGGAACTCCCAGCTcaggcctggggtggggagaCCCTTGCCCGGGGAAGACATGCTGCCCCCTATCGGCCTCACAACCCACTCTTCCTTTCCAAAACCCAGAAGCCCCCAGCAGCCCTAGATGGGTGAGTGTCTCAGCTGGCTCAGACACACTGCACAGGAGGCTTCCACTGGGGccgaaccccacccccaccccctgtgaGCTGTGTGGGGGAAGTGGGCACAGGGGAGGGTCTGGAAGCTGGAGAATTGGAGAACTCCTGAAAACGCTCATTTAACTCCTGACTGACCTTCCGGAGAAAGCGGCCACTTGATTCCACTGACAAGCACGCAGATCGGGCCTGGGTGGGCCCCAAGGTGAAGAGGAGGCGGCCCTGCAGGCCACATGTCCCCAGAACACCCCAAGGCCAGGCACCCAAGGAAGAACATTGTCCTTCCCACCTGAGTCCCCACAGCAGCCCACCAGGTACCTTCCCTGGGCCCCTTGCAGGAAGCTGGAGCCCAGAGGAAGGAGGGCCCGGTCCTGTCCGGGCACCCACTGGTGGAACGGGGCCAGCCCCCAGGGCCGCCCACCCCTGCGCCTGAGCAGCCCTCACACAAGGACAGCCCCCAGGAGGCCTTCCTCCAGGTGGCCCAAAGCCAGTCCCTTCAGAGACCAGGTCCCATGTCCCCTGTGCCCGGAGGGGCAGTGCTCAGGACCAGAGAGCAGCCAGCCACTCCGGGCAGCTGGGGACAAGCCCAGTGACCAGGGAACCTCAGAGCCGAGTCCGGGCCTGGCCAGGACAGGAGCCACGGGATCGTCTGCCCCCTGACCTCCCAAGGATGCCGGGCACAGCTCTGCGTGAAGGGGGACCTGTGGGGCACACCGGACAGCGGGGTTGGCCTCTCGCTGTGGGCCACCCAGGCTCGGTCCAGGGGCAGCCAGGCCTGGAGGACCAGCAGGGGACAGCCGGCCCTGGACCACAGTCTGCACAGCCCGGAACAGGAGTCCAGGCTTCTGTGTCTGCTGCTGCCCCGCAGGCCAGGCCAGCCCTCAGGGCTGTGACAGGGGCAGGGCACATCCCGGCCATCTGTGTTCTAGCTGGTCCAGCCACAGCCAGCTCCCCAAGGCTCTGTCCCAGGCCCCTCCTCTCGGCCTTCCACCGTCCGCCCTGCCAGCCCGTGCCCTGTGTCACGTGCTCGCGGCCGCCTCTGCTCCCAGAACTCTCCCAGGGTCACCAGAGTGCCCTTGCTGACCGCCCAGAGCCACCATCCTGGACCCTGAGAGCTGTTCCTTGAGCCTCTGACTTGGTTTCCAAGATCCCACTTGTTCCTGGATTCCCTCCTACCCCTATGGTCACCCCCAAAACTAAATACCCAATGACATCCAGCAGGGGGGGCGCAGGCCATGCCCCACACCTGCTGCTCCCGCCCCATCCCAGCCCCTGACCCCTGCTCAGCAGGTGGAAAGCCCAGGGTGAACCCACCTTGCCAGGCCCAGATCCCCGGCCCACGGTGctgcccctcctcctgcctctaGGAGGCGCCACATCCCCACGGGAGGACCAGTTCAAAGAGGCCCAGGGGCCTGGCAGCCGATGGGGTGAGATGAGGCGCACACTCATCTTTTGGAATCTACAGGAATGCTCATGCAGTCGGCTAAAAAGAGAAGACGGGAGTCAGGCTGCCTGAGGGAAGGCTAGACATGGCAGAGTGACAAGCAGCACCTCGCACACAGACCTCACTCAGAGGAAGTCAGCCGTGTGACTTCAGCGAATTCCTGCCAAGCTGCCAAGGAGGGAAAGGGACGGAGCTTGGCGGGCTGGACGGAAAGGGAGGCAGCGGTGTGGTCACTGAGAAGTGGCCCGTCTCCCAGCCTTCCGATGCCAGGCAGACAGTGGCCGCATGGCCGGCGCCCAGGGGAACCTCTCCCTTCTCCCGGAGGACTGGCATGCGCACCCCCACACCACTGCAGAGAGAGCGCAGCCTCGGGACCCAGCTGTGGAGAAACCAGCGGCAGGCAGGCCCCTCACTGCTGGCACCCAGCTTCTCCCCCAGCAGGAGGGCCCCAGGAGGACAGGCCTCAGAGGGAGTCAGTGTTTGCTCCCAGCTCGGTCCCCCAAACTTGTTCTCAGAGCACCCACCCCCCTCActgcctgccccctgccccctgccccgagGCAGGAAGATGGTGATTCCAACCTGCAAGAACCCTGGTTCCAAACGCAGCCCCTGCCCTCAGCCAGCTCCAGACCCTCCCCAGAGAGGAGGGCACAGCCCGACCGCGGCCCTGACTCGGACTGACGGGGCTCAGGGCAGAAGGCATAGGCCTCCCACCCTCGGGGAGGGGAGCTATCAGGAAATGCTCCCCCTCCCAACAGCCCAGCCAGTGTCCTAGACCCTTCGCGGCCCTGGGGACATCTCAACCTTGGCTCCCGGCCTCCACCGGCCACTAGGGCCTTGTTGCTGGTTTCCACTCCTCTGAACTCAGGGGCTTGGGCCAAACCAGAACCTCACAGACCAACCACCCTCAGACATCCCCACCTCCCAGGTGGAGAAACAGGCCCAGCTAGTGACCGGGGGGCCGGGATCTGTACCCAGCTCCTCGGGAAGCACTGCTGGGAGGCAGTGGTCAGACATGGTGGGGACACGCTGaaatcccagccagggccctctgctTTGGGCCTTCCTGATCCTCCCTGCAACGCCAGCCTGCACTCCTGCTTAAAATGGGAGGTTGCTTGAacacccttccctccctccaaaaAACAGGCCCTCGAATCCTCCTGCTAGACTCAGTGGCAGCAGAAGAGCTGTGAGCACACCAGGGCTGAGCACCCAGGGCCACCCTCCGCCAAACACAGCGGGTTTCCCGTCACCCACCTTTTTGTGCAACTTCCCAAGATTCCAGATGGCTCTGTACAAGGGACCAGGCCTCAGCTCTTGCCCTGCCCCGCCTTGTATGACCAGCCTCCCAGTCCATGCCCCTCCAGTCTACCCACATCCCTTCAAACCTCAACAGCTCTGACGCCCCCTGGTGCCACACAGAGCGAGGTGCATTCAGGAGACGGAATACCTGccttccccaccctccacctcccccttcaccttctctaaagGCCTAAGTTTCCCCAGCTGCCTCAGAAGACCCCCTTCCTGAGTTTACAAATGGGGTCCTGTGGCAGGCACACAGCTCCAGGGGCTCTCCCTGCCCACAGTCCCCCTTCATCAGGCACACGGTTCACTGAGGGGGTCCAGTCTCTTGCCCCCATCTCGGCCACACCGCTGTCCCAATTGACTCCGATATCATTAATGTCCCTTTGATTCCATTCCGGGCCTTCTACATATGCTTTTGAAATTAAGTCTAAGTGTAAACCAGGGTTTCTCAATCCCATTTCAGAGACTTGAACTTCCTCCTCCCAGACAGAAAACAAACAGTCAGTCCTTGCACCGACTTTCTAAACTGTCCAAGCACTCGAAGCAACCAAGGGCAGGGACCAGGTCGTATCTCAGTCTGAAACCTCAGGACCCACGTGGAACAAGCATCTAGCCAGCTGTACTTCAGGCCCCACCGAAACTGTCATGAGAAGACTGGGAGGCTCCACTTCAGGACATGAAATACTACTCCTGCCCAGGAGAAAGAACCACGGGTTTCCATCCCGATTCAGCTAACAGCCCTGCCGAGCACGAAGCAGCGCTGAGAGCTGTCCCTCCCTCGGACCACCAGCTCTTGAACATGCCACCAGAGTCGGGGCTCCCCTGCACACACGCTTCAAATAACCCCTTCCTGGGAAAAGGAAACCTTCCGCCACCTTCCAGAGAACCAGGGATGAGAGACTGTCAGAACTGTTAACATTTCTGTACCCCATTCACTCCAGACACAATGACTCAACTCTCCAAGAAACGGAACCCACCCGGCTGCCCTGGAAACACATTCAGACTCAGGAAGACTGGGCCCACTCTTGCCCACCACAGTTTCTCTCAAGTCCAGACTGAGCACCCCAATGACTTTGCCTTTacgggactgtgtgtgtgtgcgcgcgttcTCAGAGGCTTCTGGGTGCCTGCCCCCAGGCCTGTGACATACCTGCAGACCGGGCAGCCTCCGACGACAACGATGGAATTGGCAGGGTACCTGGTGACGTTCCGACTGTGGATGTTGTAGACCCTGGGGTGGTGGGTAGGTATCCCTACGGGCAGAAAGGCACGTCAGCAGAGGGTCGGGAGAAAACACGGGAGCTGGAGAACCACTcctgcccttccttcctcccccgccACAAAACCCTCTCCTTTTCAAAATCAAGACAACAGCTGCCCCCACTCAGGGCTTCCTAGGCGTTTTATCAGGTGCTAACGTGCAGACAGAGCCTCGTTAATCAAGTTCATCTGAAACGGGGCTGGGAGGCTTCCCGGGAAGAGCGGGCCTCCGGCgtgcagccccccgccccccccaagTGGGCTGCGGGCGCTCGGGCAGAGCCCAGACGCAGGGGCCCAACAGGCTTCCCGGTGCGGGCGCCTTCCCCGACCCTCGCCCGAGCCTGCGGCTCCGCGTTCCCCGAACCGCGCGCAGGTCCCGGGCAGCGCCCGGAGAAAAGTTGGTGTGGGGTTAAAGGTCGCCGGAGGACTCGGCCCCAAGTTGGCTCCCGGGGCGCCCTGCGCGCTCAGCCTGCCCCGCTCCCCGGAGCACGGCGCCCCGGCCCGGCCCCGGCCCACCTGTGACGAGGTAGGGGTAgggcggcggcgggggcgcgGCGGGGATGGCGCCGTAGCCGTGCGGGCCGCACGCGAAGTCGCCCTGGCCGGCCTCCAGGTTGTAGGCGGGCGGCCGCTCCTGCAGCAGGGGCTTGTGGTCCATGGCGGGCGGCGCCCACCGCGCCCGGCCCGGCTCCCTCTCCGGCTCCCTGTCCGGCGCCGACTCGCGGGGACGCCCGGACGGCGCAGCGGCGGATCCCGCTccgggcgggcggcggcggcggcggggatgGCCCCTAGCGCGGGCGGCGGGCGGGCTTCCCCTCCGCGCCTCCCCCCGCCAGTCACAAGACCCGGGTCACGTGGCACGGCTGCGGGCGGGGGAGCAGCGCCCGGCGGAACAGCGTCTTAAAGGGGCCGCCCGGGACCTCCCTGCAGGCCACCTGTTGGCGGTCACCCTAGTGCCTGGTCTCCCTGCCTGGCATCCACGACTCCCAGACCTCCCACCGTGATGTGGAGCGCGCACGCAGACGCTGCCCTAGGGTCATGATGACCTTTATGGCCCGCTGACACTCAGCCCAGCGCGAGGGCCGCCCACCTATCTCCGAGGGCCGGGCCCACCCACCACGGGTCAGGAGCCTGGGGCCGGGAGGGCCTGGAGAAGAATACTGGCTACTCGAGTACCCCCGCCGCCCTGTGAATGTCACCGCCCCAGCCGAGGTACCAGGGCTTCGCATACTTAGTCACACGGGATCCCAATAAGGGTGTGGCCAGAGTCAGTGGAGCA from Saccopteryx leptura isolate mSacLep1 chromosome 6, mSacLep1_pri_phased_curated, whole genome shotgun sequence harbors:
- the BRI3 gene encoding membrane protein BRI3 encodes the protein MDHKPLLQERPPAYNLEAGQGDFACGPHGYGAIPAAPPPPPYPYLVTGIPTHHPRVYNIHSRNVTRYPANSIVVVGGCPVCRVGVLEDSFTFLGIFLAIVLFPFGFICCFALRKRRCPNCGANFT